The following DNA comes from Cucumis sativus cultivar 9930 chromosome 7, Cucumber_9930_V3, whole genome shotgun sequence.
GATAGTTTAACAttcctattttattattgaattccACAACTATTTTTAGTGATACTTTCGTTGGTTTTACTTTGCaactttttgtatttaatataatcTTAAGCCATTCGATTCCAACACTTGATACCAAATTTGATGTGTAACTCACTTACTGatattcttatatttataatatagattataattgtaaaagttaaaataagcTATATTTTTATACACATTCTAGAAATCATATTGCATGGATATAGAATATTAAGTTGGAAAAATCCGATGACTTCATCaacgtttatttattttaattttatttactttcatgattgttttttataatttatcatCCAACAACTCTTGAAAAGTACTTTTCTTTAGCACTTTGAGCACCCTTAGTATTAAGtatttatttggttaatttttattaatattaaattgtcAAATTAATTGATTCATAACTTTTAAGGTGAAATGTAAATGTATAAGTTGAAATAAGCCTTTTGTGTTTGATAGTTTTCTAATTTGATATTACTCCAAACAAATGTAAAgcaatatatgttttttaaatggttcttgaattgaatttttgaTCCCTCAGTTTGGATCTATTAGAAAACAAACTAATTGTATTTGCACAtacaataagaaaatttttaaataaaaactactcgattaaaataaaacaataagaaaaaaattcaaattttctttcttccaacaACCATGACACCCTTATAATGACACATTAATGATGACACTTAGGCCACTACAATCTACTACAACTCAACAAACTCCTTTTTATCCCTTCTTTAAACCACTATTCAACTAAACCCTAATCTTCGACTAATCTCAAATCTAACTCATTCACTTGTTTCATTGAATGACTTAGGAATAGGTTTACACTAAGTGTATCTTAGAACCCTACCATCGACTCAGGTGGTTTGGGTTGGGTGCTTACTTGGATTGTGTTTGCCAAACAGACCATAGGTTTGTTGTAATCCTCACATCTTAAAGGTAAAGGTTCTTGAAGTTATGACAATTTGCTTTAAACTCACAGACATGGTCTATTATATGTGTTTCAAAAAGTTTGGTGGAgtctaattatttaaaagtcaTTAATCTATTGAATGATGTAATTGCTCgttcttttaaaagtttattgaGCAAGCTAAAGTTAGAGATGGAAAGCTTGAGGatgtatcatttttttcatttttgttgtaggCAAAATGGTTTGGcacattttagtttatgttagTAATGTTTTAagtaaaggaagaaaattaaaaaaaatgagcttttttagaaatagtccacaaatatattttaaaaagtataaaactttttagaaattacaataaattatgaaaaaaagtttaaagatttatattaaataattaaatttacgtCAGGATTATTAGAACTAAAAAGGAATTCGACCATTCCCCTTATTTGCATTTTTGTGTTTCTCGACTCTTCGATCAAATCTCCAGCGGCTCAGTTTCTCTTGTTTATTCGTTTCTAACAccattcatcttcttcttcaatcgAAGATAAGGGTTCTGGTAAACACTTTAATCTTATATTGACCCAATCGCAATTATATTACGATTTTTCGTCTTTCTTTTGATTCTAATTATCCCcgttttcagttttttttctccttaatTTCACGTTCACGGCTTAGAATGAATCtgccattaattttttttctcctttttgtttttttcttttctgggtATCTCAATGTTATAGCTAATTGATATCAATATCTGATTTTTCGTCTTGATCACTCATGGTTTAGAATCTGAAAGTCAGGTCAAGCATATTCTTATTCAAGTGTTGGTATGTAGTTTTGAGTGCAAATTTATTTGTGTATTAATGTTTTGAAGTCTTGTTTTGAATCGCGAAAATCCctgtttttatatatcttgTTCTGCAttcacttttaagttttaagttgTTGTACAACAGAGGGAGATTCAGAAATAGGAATAAAGAAGCTCTTATCTAAGAAAATTATGATCTTGAAAATCTATCGACTCTTATGAGcgatgaatttgaatttatatatgcATTTTACAACGCTAAGGAAATAACTTTTACCTTTCCATGAATTTGTTGTTCTTAAGATTTAGTGTATTAACCATCCTGAGATCTTAGAGTTAAGAGGCTATGGGTTCGATCCATGGTGGCTAGGTGGGTTGTATTTTGAGAATAGTTGTGGTGCTTGTAAGCTAGGTCTAACACTCACggatttagaaaaagaaaaggatttaGCGTAGTCTAGAGCATCAAATTCGTATAGTGGTTTATAGCTTATTCTTATCAGCTGGTCATCTTGAAGAGGTTTGAGTCAACACATCATGGAGCTGTTAATGCTTGTTGATAGGATCTCTAGAATTCAGAATAGAAAGCTGTTCATAGTTAGATTAATCTTGATCTTAAAATctgatgaaatttttgtatatcAGCTGGATTTTGTATcttcttgttttcttatttattaatcataACCCTGATTCTTCTGCATTGCGTTgacattcttcttttttttttggacaaGTTTTAATCATCGACATGCCAAAGATTAGAAGGGCACGCTCTTTGTCACTGGAAAAAAGTAGGACATCTCCTTATCCAGTCAGCCAAAATCACGCTAGGTCATGTAAAAATGCCAATTCTTTAGAATCAGCTCAAAATGTTAAAGAATGGGAGGAAGCCAGATGCCCCATTTGCATGGAACATCCCCACAATGctgttcttttaaaatgttcctCTTATGATAGAGGTTGCAGGCCTTATATGTGCAACAACAGCTACCGCCACTCGAACTGCTTTGAACAATTCTGTAAGTTACATGGACAAATCCCTTTAATTACCGAATTGCAAGAAATTCCTTTTACACATGTAGTCTCTCACAGACAAATGGTTGAATGTCCACCTTCTGGACAATATGGACATGGTAGGAATCAGCTTGCATCGGAGTTTGTTTGCCCACTTTGTCGGGGCAGTATATATGGCTATATAATAGTTGAGCCTGCTCGCCAATATATGAATTCCAAAGTAAGGAGTTGTTCATCAGAAATCTGTGATTTTAGCGGGACGTATTCTGAACTCAGGAAGCATGCCAGGTCTGAACATCCCTATGTCCGACCATCAGAGGTGGATCCAGTGCGTTGCCGTGATTGGGTAAGATGGCAGCATGAAAGGGATTTCGAGGATGTTCTTAGTCTAGTGCAGTCTAACTATGCTGTAGACAGTGATGGAGAAACTTTTACaagggcttttaggttttggACGTCATCCTTTGTTACTGATATGTATGATTCACTCATGGACTTGCTTTCAGACAGTATGTTGGACGCTTTGAGAGACTTAGAGTCATTGCAAAACAGAATGGACAATGTGCAACGTGATCTCAATTCGAATATTTCCACCATTGTAGGAAATAATTCATCGTTGGAGACTAGACCTTATTCCCAATATGCACGAAGGCGGGATTTTGGATCATCTCCATCTCATCATATGCCTCGTGCTACTCAGCTGCATGGACAGAATCAACGTCAAAGGGTGGTGGAGAGTATGTCCCAATCCCGGCGATTGCGTTGGCGAAGTCAGACTTCATTTGATAGACACCAAAGATCATTTGAGGGTACATCACACACCCCTGAACCACGTAGGCAACACGGAAGCATGTACAAAAGTTCCCCTCGTGCTTCTCGACTTCGTTGGCGAAATCAGAGGTGGTCGTCATCATCGTCATCAAACCGCAACGAGAGGTACGTTTAGACTATGCGATCTCATGTAACCTGTAGTTCAAAAAAAGTCTAGCAGCATTTTTGTTAGCATTTGGACAATGAATTCTTTAGATTTTTTACTAACATATTACGCTGCTTTGCAGGTGACAAAACCGGGCTGGGagttcaattttcttttcccctcATTTGAGCTCCATGGTTATTGCTTAAAGCCAGATTTGAAGAACATTCCAATtggattattttcttttgggtttctCACTCTGCGTGGAGAagaacaactttttttctGTTTGCCCTAAGAACtcataaaaattgataagCCATTTTCCACACTACAGTTGCTTATTTACTCAGACATGGGACTTGaatgttttagtttatatcatctatttttgtttccatCAGAAATCATATAATAAGAGTAGTTACCTTCCAATTCAAAAACTTGTCATTTTTTTAGCAGCATAATTGAGTAAGattgtctattttttttcttttttttttccttttattaattCTCGAGTAATCTCACATAACATTCATCTTAGGTAAGTAGGTAAGTcaagtaattttgaaactaaaaagccaaattatattttatccaagtacaaaataaaacttaataaTATATGCTTTTCTTTGGCATAAATTTAGTGCATCATTTCCCTCCATTGAAACCAAATCGCCAACAAGGCAAAAAGCACGATAACCTTAAtacttaaaaattcaaaaccaaacaCAGCTTCcaaattttaacttcaaatctCGGATTCAACTTGTTTTCATATATAGTGAAAATAAGAGTTCCGTTTCCGTTTTTCTCCTCGGTTATTTGTTCTTTGAAACAAGTTTTTCAACTCAAGACCAAAACGGAGCCTGAACTTGCTAACAACTAGTAAAAGAATCCTAGGTCTTTTGCTTCAAGTCCCCTCGATGCCATCACCAACATCATTCGCGTATGCTGCAATATATGTTGATGGGTCAGTACAAACCTACTCGGCAGAAGagagttcaaaattaaactactAAATTTGTTTACCTAAAAGAACATTCTAATTTAAGCTAATTAAGGCTCACTTGCCTTAATAATTACTCAAATctgaagtaaaagaaaatttagggtttgaaTCGAATACCACtgtaatcaaattaatttgagggGAAAAGAACACAGAGCGTTACAAGATGTTATACCTCTTTGCTTATGATTTAGCTGATTCATTGTTGTCACTGGTCTTAAGTTCTATGGGGCATTGAGATACATAAGGTTTGAGCTGCaaacaaagaacaaattaTATCTTTATCTGGAATTCAATACGCTTGCGCAAATCTAAAATGCAGTTTGACAACACACAATTGACATCCAATCCTTTTAAGTTGAATATCTATAGTTAATGTGATTATGCCAAACAtgttaaaataacaaaattaatgaaagtTTCAAGAACTCATGAACAAGCAGCCTGCCATATTTATCTTAACATGACAGGctatattatcataatacaaTAACCAAGTTCCATAAAAAATGGTGCAACACAAGAAATCTCTAGAGGGTGTAATACCAATGAATGATGCACGGTGTAAAATACACACAACAGAAGAGAAACAGCAAACTAAGTAGGAGGCActgaaaaacatatattttgcACAAACCATCCATATATTTCACGGTTTTGCCTCCAAGAAAAATTCGTAGTAACATTGACACAAGTTACAGTTGAATAGTAGTAACGGTTGGTTATTTTCAATTGTTCAAGTTGACCTCTAAATAGGCCTGTGAGCCAACTTACAATGAAATCAATTAATGACATACTTATGAATGTTAATCTTCTAAACATGAAACgtacaagaacaaaaaaaagatatcaaaATGTTGCATGGGATTGAAATTGTGAGCTGTAAGGAACCGTCAATCTTGACATTTCAATGCCTTGTTACACAGTATTATgtcaaaactttctttttcttctttttctttttaataaaaagtaaccttcattgagaaaatattggaaaaataCACGTACGAACTCCCTCTACAGGAAGGGAATCCAACTAAGAAATGCCTATAGGATTTTGGGGCTTAGGGTTTAGGATTGTGTCATGTCTTGTTATACAGAATTATGACAAAACTCTTAAAAGAGCAGCAAAAGCTTCAAAGGTCAAGGAGCCAGAGCTAGTTCCCTTGTAACCAGACATAAACAAATTTCCTTAGCAGAGCAGACAAAAGGTCCCCTAGCTCTACTTTCCCCACAAGTACTTGACTCAAAAGAATCGTTTTGGAAGctattagaaaaaattgtagCATAAAAGCTCTCTGCACGAAATCACTCACGAAATACCAGCaagaaataattcatttaagGGAAATAAGGAGAGAATACAAATCAGAATTCAGATTTCAGGAAAGCatataaatctaataaatttcGAAAGGAACACAAAAAagtaaccaaaaaaataattcattttcagGTTCGAGGTTGATTTCCCCACCCACATATAGTGAGTaaagaagaagtaaaaaagGTAACCCAAGAACTACGGGAAGCATACAAAGCCAATACAGATTTTGTACACCTTTTCCCTGGTAGCCTATTATAGTCTCCACAATCATATTCAGAATACTTGGATGTGTCGTGGATAGAAAGGGAGATATCAgttctaaattttagaaaaaacaactaTTAGCAAAAATACCTTGAAATCAGACAAATCAGGGACGACATAGTTAGGCAGTTTCTCTGGCACCACCACATATCCACCTGCAAGAAATTTACACACTTTAAACAACAGAAATGTTCGATAGAAccatacaaaattcaaatagaaaaatctaGTATTAGAAGTAACTCAACAGCCTACTAATCACATCACATTCCTAGAAGCAATAAcgattttcaattctttactAAATTACAAGTGGATCCAGAAGCAGTAACTCGAaactaattaatcaaacaatcaAACATGTTATCGTCCAACGTAAATAAGcataaaacctaaaattatattagGATCGATGGAGGAGAAATGAATACCTTTGCGCGTATGGAAACCAGTAGGCTTGCAATTCTTGCCCTTGTAGTAATCTCGTGGAGCTCGTTTAGATGAAAGAATGTCGAGAGAAGATGTACGTTTTCTCCGCATTACTCTTCCGAGTCCCAATATTAGTCCCAACGCCATTTCTCAAGTTTATCGCCtcaatcaaacaaaagaagaatacAAGAACCTTTAAAGGAAATTTATTCGGCTAGGTTATTTATCAGACGGCGGTCGGAATTACCCCACGGCGGTGGAATTTAAACCCGCTGAAGGGAAGAGATGAACAGTTGAACCGATGGCGGCAGCggagaataagaaaaagagagcGAAAGCTAATGAGAcggaaaaagaaagtataagatttattaacgtaaaatatttaaaatgatattttcttacattttgaatttttttttagcaatttatcatttataataatttatttattttacttatatgTATTaatggttttcaaattttagtttatcaaATAGTCTAAattgattcttttaaaaaagttggatTTAAGGTgtaacaaaacaataacacTTATTAGTTTAGGGCTAAGGGCTAAATTGATAGGAGCTTAATGAcaaatccatattttttttaaaataaaatttttaatatctaaTTTCTCTTATTGAGTTAACTCatttcaaagaaagaaagtgacTAGGCCTACCATTTTttacaacaaaagaaaaattattaataaatatttccaCAATAATGAAGCTTACAATTGTACATTTTATTTAGTGAGACTGGATTTTAGTCCCCATCAGAGTGTAAATGTAGTTCAAtttgataataaaagaaaggattAGTAAGGTCATTttgataaagagaaaaaaagttattatcaAATACGAGAGAAACTACTAATTCATTTGTTCAAAATGATATCTCTAAGTTAACACCTCAAAGTAAAGTATGCAAAGCCCACTAGAGTTACAAATTAAGATAAAAGGAAAGGAATACTAAACATATTACATCCATTTGATTCTAATGagatagaaattttaaataagacTTATTTAATAACACTTAAAAAACAAGTTCTAAGTCAGTCGAGCATGAAGCTACTAATTTTCGTTAGCAATCTCCATTGACTTCAAGGATTAAAGAAGATGGAGTTGGATCATAACTTCCACAACCTGGGAGTTAGCAGAAAAGAAACACTATTGTGGCTGAATCCAATCAATGAGTGTTTGTCTTTTCCGTTTTGTTTGAGCGTTTTGGCGTTGATCTTCCTCTGAATTTCGCTTCTTCAAGTTTTCCAAATCTTCATCACTTATCAAACCCTTCAATCTTTTGTTTAGCTCGTATGCTTCACCCATCTTTTTTCTGCATTCCTTGATAGCTATATCATGTGACACCACTGAAAGAGAAAGATGGTACACGTGAGTAATTGATGTGGTGATCAAACCCAATCAACCAAAGAAAACGAATCCTTACTCAGGAAGATGTAAAAGTTATActcattttatcaatttccTAATAGAGTAGCCTCCTGAGAATATTTCATTCACTTCCTTGAGACACCATACTTGGTATTAGACAAGACCAATTCAATAAAACATTGTTTTGAGAAGTAATCTCTAGAAAGACGTTGTCAAAGTTGAAAATGCTTCTAATTCTTCGAAACTAATGTTAATAGTATAAATATTGTGTTGAAAAGTGCAAAATTAAACATTGTAAATGTGtagttgaaaatgattttaaatctgacaaaagtgattttaactatttcaaaatcacttgtgAAACGATGAGAGAATGTCCTACAATGAGTGAGAACAATTGATATGAACTATATGTAAATCAAAATAGaagtgttggaattctttcttttttttctaggttttttccttgttagaatcctagaataattatggaaagattatgggaatgtattccttattttcctaaatcttttccttttttattccattgtgtactctatttattctcccttgtacctattgctttattcattagaaaataataacaacacaaacaatcgtggtttttctcccggtactcgggtttccacgtaaattggtgtgaactcgttgtctctcttttcaataagAAGAATTGTCAAGACTAGTAGAATTGATTTTAGACGATTTAAGGAGCCAATtacagttttttttcctttcaaatatGGTTTGCTGTTTATTCCTAAAAGTATGATAGATAAAGCTTACAATCAAAAGGGATAGATAAGATAATGGTTAACCAAAATAACTGTCGCAAAACTAACCTGGCTTTGGGTAATCTTCACCAATAATGcattttgctttcttttgaATGCTGAGCGGAGCCGTCCATGGCTCATATATGTACTGCTTGGGCATATCTATCAATCAAAAGTTGGATTTCATAACAGCAAAGTAGAGCATAACATCAATCATGATGGAAGATGAGGAACCTATGGTATACaagaattgtttttaaattattgttctttttttctcctttcgataaactatttttgaaaactactATTTACATTCTACAAGATGTGATTCTGAAAAATCCAACTTATTTGTcctataaaaacaataatgacaatacaataaatagaatttttttaccaaaaaaacattttaaaaataaacagtAGGAAAATGgtctaattttagtttctaaacaAACCCTTTGTTTACCTTTCAATACTGGAAGAAAATGCCTAATGAAGTCGCCATTCGGATCATACTTCTTTCCGAATGTTATAGGAGAGTACACACGATTATACTGACAGCCAAAAACAACCAACAAGAAGAATAAATGTAAGAATGAAgtaatacaacaaaaatgacattttctGAAGAATTAACCCAGATGATCCAGCAAGTAAAATCaatttgtcaaattaaaaaccaCGAGTCTGCTTAATGCTTACAACACTCTATACCAGTATCATTTCATGTTACCTCATTATGGTGATAGAGGATACATGTTATGCTTTTGTGAGCAACAATTATATTGATGGATGAAGTTCCCAACAAAAGAAGGGGGAAGAAACTAAGATTCTAACATTAAGACAGTTACTAAGACACAAAGCAAACCtgataaaaaaatgatgaacacgATAACCACAGCCAATTTGCATTGTTAATGGCCCAATCCGAATCAATCAGAAGCCTCTCGAACACATCACGTCCTTTCTCCCAATGAACAAACTAAATGCAGAGGgagaaaaatgatattataatataatgacATCAAGATCAACTAGAATTTAATGCCCTAACAATTTTCAAGCTGAGTTACATACCAGATCTCCTCGAGTTAGGAAACATGCAACACAGTGTCGTGCTAGGTGGTGCATCCAACCCCATTTACGAAGCTACAACAACAGAAGCAAACTGTTCTGCTATCATATGACCAAGTCGAACTTTGCTCGCTTACCCTAAATATATAGTGTAATATAAAAGGATAAACCAGACTAACCTGAACCATGATAGCATCAATCCAAGGAAATCCTGTCCTTGCATCTCTCCAAGCCGCCAAGAGTTCATTATCATCATTCCAAGGTATCTacatattcattttatttactttagcACACACGAGtttaaataatcaacaaaatacTACTGGATCCTCTTGTTGCCTCCCTTTTAACGTCAAACCTAATATTTGAACTCTGGATTTAGGTTAATCTCCTGAATTGATTAATAAAGTACATTTACAGGAAAGTTTCCTAATTTTGCATGATCTACTTTTACTTTATtcaatgatgaaaagtacTTGGGGATTTTGAACCACTGGTGACATCCAAGTCTTGCATATCCGTAATGTTGGGAgctaaaatatttcaatacaTGTTGGGACTGGGACAGGGACAGGACGGATActgttgaaatttgaaaaatctttAAATCAAAGGGAAAATAAAGTTCTATTGAAGTTATTTGCTAATGTAGaatttgtgtgtatatatataaccccATCAACCGTTAAGTCAGGTACAAGGTTAATGATCTGAAATTTTGGAACCAGTTTCGTTGTGTAGAAGATTAGAGTTGATATCGTATTGGAGATTGAAAATATGATCCATTCACTTATTTGCATGCAGGTTACATTTTGGGCAACATCACAGTTACTACGAGAACCATATCTCAAGGAAGGAAATGAGAGAGAATTAAATATCTAGTTCACTGTCAAAGAACATTGGGTAAGGTCCTTAACTCAGATGAAGGGAAAAGAAGTGTAATATCAGCTACCTGTTTGCATATTTTATTATCCTTCATACGATCAAAATTAGGTGTTCCAAAAGCTGCTGTATAGAAAAACTCCCGCCATAAGAGCTGTCCAGGAagacaaattttgttactaCACAGACCACCATATCACTAACTACATGTCTGATTGGCACAATTAACCAACCTGCCCCACAAGGGAAACCGGAGGTGATGTATGCcctttgacatttttatatatttcttgaaTACATTGGTAGAAGTACCTGGAAGACAGACACCCAAACTgccataaaaattaaaaataaagtggAAAGAGGGGGGTATTGGGGGTCGTTATTACATATTAAAGTGGAAAACAATTGCAAACATAcatcaatgataaaattagtaaaagtTCACTTACTTTCAGGTAGGGCGATAGCACTGTGGTTGCTGGCTTTAAAAATGCAGATGGATCGCCTTTGGGTTTCTCGAACTTTGCCACCCAGTCCTGCAGAGATCCGATTAAGAAACCTTGCACATTCATCAGACTTACCCAAATAGCTATGTGCGTTTGCTAGGTTGTCTATGGTTGGTTTACTTATTTAAAGTTGTTGTTGATGAGTTTAGGTCTGTCGGTAATTGCCAAAGTATTATCGTTTCTCTTAATCTTGTTATCATAAAACTATTAGAAAATCAtgatgaaaaaggaaagatcCTTGGAGATAGAAGcttaaacttgaaaaaaaaaaaaaaaattggaaaaaagcATACCTTGTTACTCATTGATTCTTTCAGTCTCTTCAAGGCTTCCGTTTCACCTCCTCTAAAAGGAGTCCAGTCATCCTGCATAAACCTAATTCTTATTGCAAATGAAACAGACAGCAGATTCATATACAAATAAACAGGACTACAAACCTTCGCCATGTCTTCATAACCAAGATCTTTAATTGTTGGAACATCAGAAATCTCAGATCTTCCAGTGTCACCAACTGGAGGAAGTGAAGAAACCGTGGTAGACAGAGGGGCACATGCCCATGAGGGTTCACCAGCAAGTTTTAGGAAGGATTGATAACTCAAAGGCGGACTGCCCCCATTCTTCTCAACAATCATCATTAGAAATTAACCATCGTGAGAgggagaaaaaggaaactcGCAAACTGAGTAAGCAACAAATTCCACACAAAAGTAAAACTCGTGTCCTGATATAAACAAGAAGTTTTAAAACTAACCTTTTGGATAATATCTGCCGGATTGAACAAGGTATGGCTTACAGGAGAAAATACTTCAATTCCAGCAGCAGATGCATGGTTCTAGGAGAGAACACAGGTGgacataaaatttagaatgatatttttcaaattgaccaagaaatttccatttcattttctggGAATACAAGAATAGTAAAACGTAGAACCAAAATATGTATACCAGGATgctaattttaatattctaatTACTTCAAGTATGGTGAAAAGTAACATTTAAAATCTCATTCTAAATTTCAGGAGagtaaattagaaaaaaaaaaaagggtaaaatgtTACAGAGAATCCACGGAAAACTAAGGCTCTATTTTCATAACcatgcaattttttaaaaaaattaagcttacAAAAACTACTTCTCCCTGTCAATTCCTTAATTTTGTTAACCATTTGTACAGAGGTTTCGAAAATCATGccaatatttgaaaagcaaaaaaatataGGTGTAGTTCAGTAACCATTTGAAACATTCATTACAGCTCTAAATTTCTTCCTTTGCAATCTACTTTTCACcggtattttaaaaaaccaagccACCtcatgaaaactaaaaaaaaacagttcttaaaacttgtttttgtttttgtgcaTTTGACtaagatttgatttcaaatctTGTACTTAAATATGCAACTCATTGtaagaaattgagagaaaatagCTTACATTTTAAAGTcagaaaatgaaatggtaATTAGCAAATGGGTatagtttttcaaaacatgtttttattaaagtaCTAGGTCACTCTTATATCCACAAACTCaagtttaacaaaaataatcagccaaaattaaaaagaaaaaaaaaaaaaaaaaaacaagcttACTTGAACTCTGATATCTAAAGCTTGATAGTAAGGATCCGTATCATACTCAAAACAAAGTTTCTTGACATTCCACTGTAAGAAACCAAACGAATCAACAGACAACAAGTTAATACCAAAAAGCGGAAGCAACGGTAACATCTTCTTTTAATACACTCTAGAAATCACTAAAAATACCTCTTTCAAGCAGCGGATCAAGACCTCACCAGGCTCCCCGTGTAGAACCAACAGGCGCGAGCCGAGCTTCTTGAGGTTCAAATCAAGGTCCACAAGACTCTCAAGAAGGAACCGAATTCGATTCAATCCAGCCCTAGATGATCCAAGGGAAAACGCAGAGGGATCAGGCTCCATATAATGTGGATCAATTACGAAAACGGGATACAAAAACTTGGCTCCCTTAGCTGCATATTCAAGCGCCGGATTGTCATGAATCCTTATACCCTTCCGAAACCACATCAAGGAATTCGAACTGGGCGCCATTAACTTGCTTGAATTTGAACAGTATAGAGAGAATGGTTGAATCGCTGCTCGCATTGGAACTGAATTTGGAGCTTCGTATTAGTGATGACTTTCGCGCCCAAAAGCGTTGggacattttgggttttgtttgcTAATGTGCGCAGTTTCAAGCAAAACGACATCGTTTTGAAACGGGGGTGAGACTAAAATGCGCGGG
Coding sequences within:
- the LOC101204433 gene encoding uncharacterized protein LOC101204433 isoform X2; its protein translation is MNSKVRSCSSEICDFSGTYSELRKHARSEHPYVRPSEVDPVRCRDWVRWQHERDFEDVLSLVQSNYAVDSDGETFTRAFRFWTSSFVTDMYDSLMDLLSDSMLDALRDLESLQNRMDNVQRDLNSNISTIVGNNSSLETRPYSQYARRRDFGSSPSHHMPRATQLHGQNQRQRVVESMSQSRRLRWRSQTSFDRHQRSFEGTSHTPEPRRQHGSMYKSSPRASRLRWRNQRWSSSSSSNRNER
- the LOC101221517 gene encoding (6-4)DNA photolyase isoform X1; translation: MRAAIQPFSLYCSNSSKLMAPSSNSLMWFRKGIRIHDNPALEYAAKGAKFLYPVFVIDPHYMEPDPSAFSLGSSRAGLNRIRFLLESLVDLDLNLKKLGSRLLVLHGEPGEVLIRCLKEWNVKKLCFEYDTDPYYQALDIRVQNHASAAGIEVFSPVSHTLFNPADIIQKNGGSPPLSYQSFLKLAGEPSWACAPLSTTVSSLPPVGDTGRSEISDVPTIKDLGYEDMAKDDWTPFRGGETEALKRLKESMSNKDWVAKFEKPKGDPSAFLKPATTVLSPYLKFGCLSSRYFYQCIQEIYKNVKGHTSPPVSLVGQLLWREFFYTAAFGTPNFDRMKDNKICKQIPWNDDNELLAAWRDARTGFPWIDAIMVQLRKWGWMHHLARHCVACFLTRGDLFVHWEKGRDVFERLLIDSDWAINNANWLWLSCSSFFYQYNRVYSPITFGKKYDPNGDFIRHFLPVLKDMPKQYIYEPWTAPLSIQKKAKCIIGEDYPKPVVSHDIAIKECRKKMGEAYELNKRLKGLISDEDLENLKKRNSEEDQRQNAQTKRKRQTLIDWIQPQ
- the LOC101204433 gene encoding uncharacterized protein LOC101204433 isoform X1, with protein sequence MPKIRRARSLSLEKSRTSPYPVSQNHARSCKNANSLESAQNVKEWEEARCPICMEHPHNAVLLKCSSYDRGCRPYMCNNSYRHSNCFEQFCKLHGQIPLITELQEIPFTHVVSHRQMVECPPSGQYGHGRNQLASEFVCPLCRGSIYGYIIVEPARQYMNSKVRSCSSEICDFSGTYSELRKHARSEHPYVRPSEVDPVRCRDWVRWQHERDFEDVLSLVQSNYAVDSDGETFTRAFRFWTSSFVTDMYDSLMDLLSDSMLDALRDLESLQNRMDNVQRDLNSNISTIVGNNSSLETRPYSQYARRRDFGSSPSHHMPRATQLHGQNQRQRVVESMSQSRRLRWRSQTSFDRHQRSFEGTSHTPEPRRQHGSMYKSSPRASRLRWRNQRWSSSSSSNRNER
- the LOC101204680 gene encoding 39S ribosomal protein L41-A, mitochondrial — encoded protein: MALGLILGLGRVMRRKRTSSLDILSSKRAPRDYYKGKNCKPTGFHTRKGGYVVVPEKLPNYVVPDLSDFKLKPYVSQCPIELKTSDNNESAKS
- the LOC101221517 gene encoding (6-4)DNA photolyase isoform X2 — protein: MRAAIQPFSLYCSNSSKLMAPSSNSLMWFRKGIRIHDNPALEYAAKGAKFLYPVFVIDPHYMEPDPSAFSLGSSRAGLNRIRFLLESLVDLDLNLKKLGSRLLVLHGEPGEVLIRCLKEWNVKKLCFEYDTDPYYQALDIRVQNHASAAGIEVFSPVSHTLFNPADIIQKNGGSPPLSYQSFLKLAGEPSWACAPLSTTVSSLPPVGDTGRSEISDVPTIKDLGYEDMAKDDWTPFRGGETEALKRLKESMSNKDWVAKFEKPKGDPSAFLKPATTVLSPYLKFGCLSSRYFYQCIQEIYKNVKGHTSPPVSLVGQLLWREFFYTAAFGTPNFDRMKDNKICKQIPWNDDNELLAAWRDARTGFPWIDAIMVQLRKWGWMHHLARHCVACFLTRGDLFVHWEKGRDVFERLLIDSDWAINNANWLWLSCSSFFYQICPSSTYMSHGRLRSAFKRKQNALLVKITQSQWCHMI